A region from the uncultured Bacteroides sp. genome encodes:
- a CDS encoding toprim domain-containing protein has protein sequence MKSTDINRYPIQEYLAGLNIYPAKDKGYYGMYHSPFREDSNASMKIDYDKNLWIDYGSNEGGTLIDLVMRIENCTNGEAMQKLEQYLSVIPSFSFQGNNIPNRKEKEQESAIHITGVTPINSFALIDYLRERKINVDIAKLYCKEISYSVNNKPYFAIGFPNDSGGYELRSKYFKGCTSKDITSHSTKQDTCQVFEGFMDYLSFLTMKNLQCSPSNVIIVLNSLSNLPKVTDTLAGYKSVALFLDNDEAGKRAVQNLRSVCKEVIDQSVHYANYKDLNDYLCNRPAPKQAVKKKPGKGLKM, from the coding sequence ATGAAATCGACAGATATAAACAGGTATCCCATTCAGGAATACCTTGCAGGGCTGAATATTTATCCTGCTAAAGACAAAGGCTATTACGGTATGTATCATTCTCCTTTTCGGGAAGATAGCAACGCCAGTATGAAAATAGATTACGATAAGAACCTGTGGATTGACTACGGTTCAAATGAAGGCGGAACGCTCATTGACCTTGTGATGCGAATAGAGAACTGCACCAATGGTGAAGCCATGCAGAAATTGGAACAATACCTGTCAGTAATACCCTCTTTTTCTTTTCAGGGGAATAATATCCCAAACAGGAAAGAGAAAGAACAGGAGTCTGCGATACACATAACAGGAGTTACACCAATAAACTCTTTCGCATTGATTGACTACCTCCGTGAGCGAAAAATCAATGTTGATATAGCCAAACTGTATTGCAAGGAAATAAGCTATTCCGTAAATAACAAACCTTATTTTGCAATCGGTTTTCCGAATGATTCCGGAGGCTATGAACTAAGAAGCAAATATTTCAAAGGATGCACTTCTAAAGATATTACTTCACATTCAACTAAACAGGACACCTGTCAGGTATTCGAGGGTTTTATGGATTATCTTTCTTTCCTAACGATGAAGAATCTGCAATGCTCTCCTTCGAATGTGATAATAGTATTAAACTCGCTATCAAACCTGCCAAAGGTTACAGATACACTTGCCGGATATAAGTCCGTCGCCCTCTTCCTTGATAACGATGAAGCCGGAAAGCGAGCTGTTCAGAATCTACGCTCTGTTTGCAAAGAGGTCATCGACCAGTCTGTACACTATGCTAATTATAAAGACCTGAACGACTATTTATGCAACCGTCCAGCGCCAAAGCAAGCCGTAAAAAAGAAGCCTGGCAAAGGGTTGAAAATGTAG
- a CDS encoding AAA family ATPase, with product MDLQINEKITILWQSSRLTLTGEYVTSPEILRVHGSAIGTLGNFSASIGKAKSKKTFNVSAIVAAALKNGTVLQYDAELPENKRKILYVDTEQSPYHCQKVMRRIARMAGLPLNKEPENLEFLSLRRHTPEIRIAIVEKAIYETEDLGLVIIDGIRDMVYDINSPSESTKIISKLMQWTDERQIHIHTILHQNKADENARGHIGTELNNKAETVLEVAKDKLDSDISTVKAVHIRAMDFEPFAFRINDDALPELASDYMFSTTKSKSQHFDYFELTEEQHKEALTATFAETESVGYKDLMEALRRGYATIGCMYGESKIEKLKKFLENKGMIRKDANRKYSFNPTFYY from the coding sequence ATGGATCTACAAATAAACGAGAAAATTACAATTCTCTGGCAATCTTCCCGTCTGACACTTACAGGCGAATATGTCACTTCCCCTGAAATTCTACGTGTACATGGTTCAGCAATCGGTACTTTAGGTAATTTCAGTGCGTCCATTGGGAAAGCTAAGAGCAAAAAAACATTCAATGTGTCGGCTATTGTAGCGGCCGCATTGAAGAACGGAACTGTACTGCAATATGATGCTGAATTACCTGAAAACAAACGAAAGATTCTGTATGTAGATACCGAGCAAAGCCCTTATCATTGTCAGAAAGTAATGAGACGCATTGCACGTATGGCTGGACTACCATTAAACAAAGAACCCGAAAATCTGGAATTCCTGTCATTACGCAGGCATACACCTGAAATAAGGATAGCGATTGTAGAGAAAGCGATTTACGAAACAGAGGACTTGGGATTGGTAATTATCGACGGTATTCGGGATATGGTGTACGACATTAATAGTCCGAGCGAATCGACCAAGATTATTTCCAAATTGATGCAATGGACAGATGAACGACAAATTCATATCCATACTATTCTGCACCAAAACAAGGCGGATGAGAATGCACGTGGTCATATCGGAACTGAACTGAACAACAAAGCCGAAACAGTTTTGGAAGTTGCCAAAGATAAACTCGATAGCGATATAAGCACTGTTAAGGCTGTTCATATCCGGGCAATGGACTTCGAGCCGTTCGCTTTTCGTATCAACGATGATGCTCTGCCCGAACTGGCAAGCGATTATATGTTCTCCACGACCAAAAGCAAATCCCAACACTTCGACTACTTCGAGTTGACGGAGGAACAGCACAAGGAAGCTCTTACGGCAACCTTTGCAGAAACTGAATCCGTTGGGTATAAAGATTTAATGGAAGCTTTAAGACGTGGATACGCCACAATTGGGTGCATGTATGGCGAAAGTAAAATTGAGAAACTCAAGAAATTCTTGGAGAATAAGGGAATGATACGAAAGGATGCCAACCGCAAGTACAGTTTCAATCCTACATTCTATTATTAA